The Brassica napus cultivar Da-Ae chromosome C7, Da-Ae, whole genome shotgun sequence genome has a segment encoding these proteins:
- the LOC106348480 gene encoding protein TRANSPARENT TESTA GLABRA 1-like (The RefSeq protein has 3 substitutions compared to this genomic sequence), which produces MDNSAPDSLPRSETAVTYDSPYPLYAMSFSSSTHRIAVGSFLEDYNNRIDILSFDSDSMSLKPLPSLSFEHPYPPTKLMFSPPSLRRSGGGDLLASSGDFLRLWEVNEDSSSAEPVSVLNNSKTSEFCAPLTSFDWNDVEPKRLGTCSIDTTCTIWDVERSVVETQLIAHDKEVHDIAWGEGRVFASVSADGSVRIFDLRDKEHSTIIYESPQPDTPLLRLAWNKQDLRCMATILMDSNKVVILDIRSPTMPVAELERHQGSVNAIAWAPQSCKHICSGGDDAQALIWELPTMAGPNGIDPMSVYSAGSEINQLQCSASLPDWIGIAFANKMQLLRV; this is translated from the coding sequence atggACAACTCAGCTCCGGACTCTTTACCTAGATCGGAAACCGCCGTCACCTACGACTCTCCGTACCCGCTCTACGCGATGtccttctcctcctccaccCACCGAATCGCCGTCGGGAGCTTCCTCGAGGACTACAACAACCGCATCGACATCCTCTCCTTCGACTCCGACTCCATGTCCCTCAAGCCCCTCCCATCCCTCTCCTTCGAGCACCCTTACCCTCCCACCAAGCTCATGTTCAGTCCCCCCTCCCTCCGCCGCAGCGGCGGGGGCGACCTCCTCGCCTCCTCCGGCGACTTCCTCCGCCTCTGGGAGGTCAACGAAGACTCCTCCTCCGCGGAGCCAGTATCGGTCCTCAACAACAGCAAGACGAGCGAGTTCTGCGCGCCGCTGACCTCCTTCGACTGGAACGACGTGGAGCCGAAGCGGTTAGGCACGTGCAGCATCGACACCACGTGCACGATCTGGGACGTGGAGAGGTCCGTGGTGGAGACGCAGCTCATCGCGCACGACAAGGAGGTCCACGACATCGCGTGGGGGGAGGCTAGGGTTTTCGCCTCGGTCTCCGCCGACGGATCGGTGAGGATCTTCGATCTGCGCGACAAGGAGCACTCCACCATCATCTACGAGAGCCCCCAGCCCGATACGCCGCTCCTGAGGCTCGCGTGGAACAAGCAGGACTTGAGGTGTATGGCGACGATTCTGATGGATTCGAATAAGGTTGTGATTCTCGACATTCGATCGCCGACGATGCCTGTCGCGGAGCTTGAAAGGCACCAGGGGAGTGTGAACGCGATTGCGTGGGCGCCGCAGAGCTGTAAGCATATCTGCTCGGGTGGGGATGACGCGCAGGCTCTTATCTGGGAGTTGCCGACGATGGCTGGACCGAATGGGATTGATCCGTTATCGGTTTACTCGGCCGGTTCGGAGATTAACCAGTTGCAGTGGTCGGCTTCTCTGCCTGATTGGATTGGCATTGCGTTTGCTAACAAAATGCAGCTCCTTAGAGTTTGA
- the LOC106348479 gene encoding uncharacterized protein LOC106348479, translating to MFIGPSPPHTPLVNRRNNHRTRTATVSSAFPDLFLAAVSLLFLWSSPKPPNRFSFPLTPRRRSTAMSRRSPPPSPPPPQRFANPQSLSDWLEPRLPSDSFAAWGVKPGTKNVHNLWLELSDGETSITDSTPPVRAVSVVTVRVIGKNGNILVEGRQELSDGSVRERFRPLSEKMKPDETPEEAVFRAVKEELGSIFSGEDDVAQRVKILPGSYSRRVEEKNSMSYPGLPARYALHSVDATVRGLPEEDFCTEEDECDGEAVDDSEETRAAGRAVTVKRHHWKWVSPGSVRA from the coding sequence ATGTTCATTGGCCCATCTCCACCTCACACACCTCTCGTAAACCGCCGTAACAACCACCGTACCCGCACCGCAACCGTCTCCTCCGCCTTTCCCGATCTATTTCTCGCGGCGgtctctctcctcttcctctGGTCATCTCCAAAACCTCCCAACAGATTCTCCTTCCCTCTAACTCCTCGCCGCCGATCCACCGCCATGTCCCGTCGATCTCCCCctccctctcctcctcctccgcagCGCTTCGCCAATCCTCAATCGCTCTCCGATTGGCTCGAACCGCGTCTCCCTTCCGACTCGTTCGCCGCGTGGGGAGTCAAACCGGGGACCAAAAACGTCCACAACCTCTGGCTCGAGCTCTCCGACGGCGAGACTTCTATAACCGACTCCACGCCTCCGGTGCGCGCCGTGAGCGTCGTCACGGTCCGCGTGATCGGAAAAAACGGGAATATCCTCGTGGAAGGTCGCCAGGAGCTATCCGACGGGAGCGTCCGCGAGAGGTTTCGTCCGCTCTCGGAGAAGATGAAGCCAGACGAGACGCCCGAGGAAGCCGTCTTTCGAGCGGTTAAAGAAGAGCTGGGATCTATCTTTAGTGGGGAAGACGACGTCGCACAGAGGGTTAAGATTCTTCCGGGGAGTTACAGTAGGAGAGTGGAGGAGAAGAACTCGATGTCCTATCCGGGGCTGCCCGCGCGTTACGCTCTTCACTCGGTGGACGCGACGGTGCGGGGATTACCGGAGGAAGATTTCTGCACGGAGGAGGATGAGTGTGATGGAGAGGCGGTGGATGACTCGGAGGAAACGCGAGCCGCGGGGAGAGCTGTGACTGTGAAGCGGCATCACTGGAAATGGGTTAGTCCCGGTTCGGTTCGAgcttaa
- the LOC106348478 gene encoding two-component response regulator-like APRR5 codes for MGEVSDEVVEVTVVEKAPEAGGGKLARRKTRRKDAAEGGDGLVTWERFLPKISLRVLLVEADDSTRQIISALLRKCSYRVAAVPDGLKAWEMLRGKPESVDLILTEVDLPSISGYALLTLIMEHDLCKNIPVIMMSTQDSVNTVYKCMLKGAADYLVKPLRRNELRNLWQHVWRRQSSLAPGSNFPVDESLGQQKPEGASANNSTSNQVNEFQRDEHPVIGSGGGDDDQSSCSRPEMQGESADVEDIPRVSSKEAIDFMGASFRRNGQSHREESVAKYDTSRIELDLSLRRPDACENQPSLHPSSASAFTRYVHRPLQTQCSVSPLEQRKNVAASVDDNNTVLINQYNVSEPPPSAQRRNEASFYNSSDSPGPPFSNQMNSWPGQGSYPTPVPIIHFPGPNTAHASAIAPASVSPSPSSVSPHECSSMFHPFNGKPEGLQERDGSMDMEERRHVSATEHSGTGNHCSTNYIDYHQQQQQLLEKRSEEGYSSSVGKLQQSLQREAALNKFRMKRKERCFEKKVRYESRKKLAEQRPRIKGQFVRQVQSTETSTQEAPQ; via the exons ATGGGAGAAGTGAGCGACGAAGTTGTTGAGGTGACGGTGGTGGAGAAAGCACCTGAGGCGGGAGGAGGAAAGTTAGCGCGGCGGAAGACGCGGCGGAAGGACGCCGCGGAGGGCGGCGACGGTCTGGTGACGTGGGAGAGGTTTCTCCCGAAGATATCTCTTAGGGTTCTGCTCGTGGAAGCAGACGATTCCACCAGACAGATTATCTCTGCTCTCCTCAGGAAATGCAGTTACAGAG TCGCTGCTGTACCTGATGGCTTAAAAGCTTGGGAGATGCTTAGAGGGAAGCCTGAGAGCGTCGATCTGATATTGACAGAGGTTGATCTACCTTCAATATCCGGATACGCTCTGCTAACACTTATAATGGAGCATGACCTCTGCAAGAACATTCCTGTCATAA TGATGTCGACACAGGACTCTGTTAATACTGTTTATAAGTGTATGTTGAAAGGCGCGGCTGACTATCTTGTCAAGCCTTTGAGGAGGAATGAGCTGAGGAATCTCTGGCAACATGTCTGGAGAAGACAAAGT TCGCTTGCTCCTGGTAGTAACTTCCCAGTAGATGAGAGCCTTGGACAGCAGAAACCTGAGGGTGCGTCTGCAAACAATTCCACCAGTAACCAGGTGAATGAATTCCAGAGAGATGAACATCCTGTAATTGggagtggtggtggtgatgatgatcAG AGCTCGTGTTCAAGACCAGAGATGCAAGGTGAGAGCGCAGACGTGGAGGATATCCCAAGAGTCTCATCCAAAGAGgctattgacttcatgggagcCTCGTTTAGAAGAAACGGACAAAGCCACAGAGAAGAAAGTGTTGCTAAGTACGATACTTCTCGGATAGAGCTTGATCTCTCCTTGAGAAGACCTGACGCTTGTGAGAACCAACCCTCTCTTCATCCTTCTAGCGCCTCTGCTTTCACCCG GTACGTTCACAGGCCGTTGCAGACACAATGTTCGGTTTCTCCCTTGGAGCAAAGAAAGAACGTTGCGGCAAGTGTAGATGATAACAACACTGTGCTAATCAACCAATACAATGTATCTGAACCGCCTCCAAGTGCTCAGAGAAGAAACGAGGCCAGCTTCTACAATAGCTCTGACTCACCTGGTCCACCTTTTAGCAACCAGATGAACTCTTGGCCAGGACAGGGCTCTTACCCAACGCCAGTTCCTATTATACACTTCCCTGGTCCTAACACGGCTCACGCATCTGCTATAGCTCCGGCTTCAGTGTCTCCAAGCCCTAGCTCGGTTAGCCCGCATGAGTGCAGTTCCATGTTTCACCCGTTCAACGGTAAACCCGAGGGCTTGCAAGAGCGAGATGGTTCCATGGATATGGAGGAGAGAAGACACGTCTCCGCAACAGAACATAGTGGAACAGGCAATCACTGCAGTACCAACTACATTGATTAtcatcagcagcagcagcagcttctAGAGAAGAGGAGCGAAGAAGGATACTCCTCCTCTGTTGGGAAACTTCAGCAATCTCTGCAGCGTGAAGCCGCTTTAAACAAATTCAGGATGAAGCGCAAGGAGAGGTGCTTTGAGAAAAAG GTCCGTTATGAGAGCCGGAAGAAATTAGCAGAGCAACGACCTCGAATCAAAGGGCAATTCGTTCGTCAAGTCCAGTCCACTGAGACCTCAACACAAGAAGCTCCACAATGA
- the LOC106348480 gene encoding protein TRANSPARENT TESTA GLABRA 1-like isoform X1 → MDNSAPDSLPRSETAVTYDSPYPLYAMSFSSSTHRIAVGSFLEDYNNRIDILSFDSDSMSLKPLPSLSFEHPYPPTKLMFSPPSLRRSGGGDLLASSGDFLRLWEVNEDSSSAEPVSVLNNSKTSEFCAPLTSFDWNDVEPKRLGTCSIDTTCTIWDVERSVVETQLIAHDKEVHDIAWGEARVFASVSADGSVRIFDLRDKEHSTIIYESPQPDTPLLRLAWNKQDLRCMATILMDSNKVVILDIRSPTMPVAELERHQGSVNAIAWAPQSCKHICSGGDDAQALIWELPTMAGPNGIDPLSVYSAGSEINQLQWSASLPDWIGIAFANKMQLLRV, encoded by the coding sequence atggACAACTCAGCTCCGGACTCTTTACCTAGATCGGAAACCGCCGTCACCTACGACTCTCCGTACCCGCTCTACGCGATGtccttctcctcctccaccCACCGAATCGCCGTCGGGAGCTTCCTCGAGGACTACAACAACCGCATCGACATCCTCTCCTTCGACTCCGACTCCATGTCCCTCAAGCCCCTCCCATCCCTCTCCTTCGAGCACCCTTACCCTCCCACCAAGCTCATGTTCAGTCCCCCCTCCCTCCGCCGCAGCGGCGGGGGCGACCTCCTCGCCTCCTCCGGCGACTTCCTCCGCCTCTGGGAGGTCAACGAAGACTCCTCCTCCGCGGAGCCAGTATCGGTCCTCAACAACAGCAAGACGAGCGAGTTCTGCGCGCCGCTGACCTCCTTCGACTGGAACGACGTGGAGCCGAAGCGGTTAGGCACGTGCAGCATCGACACCACGTGCACGATCTGGGACGTGGAGAGGTCCGTGGTGGAGACGCAGCTCATCGCGCACGACAAGGAGGTCCACGACATCGCGTGGGGGGAGGCTAGGGTTTTCGCCTCGGTCTCCGCCGACGGATCGGTGAGGATCTTCGATCTGCGCGACAAGGAGCACTCCACCATCATCTACGAGAGCCCCCAGCCCGATACGCCGCTCCTGAGGCTCGCGTGGAACAAGCAGGACTTGAGGTGTATGGCGACGATTCTGATGGATTCGAATAAGGTTGTGATTCTCGACATTCGATCGCCGACGATGCCTGTCGCGGAGCTTGAAAGGCACCAGGGGAGTGTGAACGCGATTGCGTGGGCGCCGCAGAGCTGTAAGCATATCTGCTCGGGTGGGGATGACGCGCAGGCTCTTATCTGGGAGTTGCCGACGATGGCTGGACCGAATGGGATTGATCCGTTATCGGTTTACTCGGCCGGTTCGGAGATTAACCAGTTGCAGTGGTCGGCTTCTCTGCCTGATTGGATTGGCATTGCGTTTGCTAACAAAATGCAGCTCCTTAGAGTTTGA